A stretch of the Sorangium aterium genome encodes the following:
- a CDS encoding DUF192 domain-containing protein codes for MSSRCALATRPFTSATSATSASLAIPAVLASLVPALGTLLLGLALGACERRVDEPLPLTPSSNVGDVAPPASTGTPPASTGTPPASAGGREAGRCIQPTASTPERPSPKLTGPDPACPDDPTGPFQLATGKVTFLEAKAPDVTVEIARREQERMRGLMYRTSMGENRGMIFVFQQRTNHSFWMHNTCIPLDMLFIDSDGTIVGIEENTPTLNDSTFDVGCPSTYVLELNAGWARRHGVVAGQKVRLDGI; via the coding sequence ATGAGCTCGCGCTGCGCCCTCGCGACCCGTCCGTTCACCTCCGCGACGTCCGCCACGTCCGCCTCGCTCGCCATTCCCGCCGTGCTCGCCTCGCTCGTTCCCGCCCTGGGCACGCTGCTGCTCGGGCTCGCCCTTGGCGCATGCGAGCGCCGCGTCGACGAGCCCCTCCCGCTCACGCCCAGCAGCAACGTGGGCGACGTTGCGCCTCCCGCCTCGACCGGGACGCCTCCCGCCTCGACCGGGACGCCTCCCGCCTCGGCCGGGGGGCGGGAAGCCGGCCGCTGCATCCAGCCGACGGCGTCGACGCCGGAGCGACCGTCCCCGAAGCTCACCGGCCCGGATCCGGCGTGCCCCGACGACCCGACCGGCCCGTTCCAGCTCGCGACCGGCAAGGTGACCTTCCTCGAGGCCAAGGCCCCCGACGTCACCGTCGAGATCGCCAGGAGAGAGCAAGAGCGCATGCGCGGCCTCATGTACAGGACGAGCATGGGGGAGAACCGCGGGATGATCTTCGTCTTCCAGCAGCGGACCAATCACTCGTTCTGGATGCACAACACATGCATCCCGCTCGACATGCTGTTCATCGACAGCGACGGTACGATCGTGGGTATCGAGGAGAACACCCCGACGCTCAACGACTCGACCTTCGACGTCGGCTGTCCGTCGACGTACGTCCTCGAGCTGAACGCCGGCTGGGCGCGGCGCCACGGGGTCGTCGCAGGCCAGAAGGTGCGGCTCGACGGGATCTGA
- a CDS encoding MBL fold metallo-hydrolase, with protein MKITIIASGSGGNATLFASRGTRVLVDAGVGPRVLEQCLSAAAAGGADGRLLPDAIVITHAHADHVGVAARYNKKHKIPIYASEATARAAELGDPERVRGFSSREPFAVGALTFSPKPLPHDAAQVALVVDDGARRAALVTDLGEVPPGLLEHVAGCDVVMLESNYDPGLLEAGPYPQHLKRRIRSARGHLSNAQACELLAALPGGTHTVALMHLSEVNNRPDLALDAARDALVGRRARLVAAPPRGPLVLDAAAPPPAPPPGAARSSLGPPAAPRQLGLFTGI; from the coding sequence ATGAAGATCACCATCATCGCGAGCGGGAGCGGAGGCAACGCCACGCTGTTCGCTTCCCGTGGCACGCGGGTCCTCGTGGACGCGGGCGTCGGGCCGCGGGTGCTCGAGCAGTGCCTCTCGGCGGCGGCCGCGGGCGGCGCGGACGGCAGGCTGCTGCCCGACGCGATCGTCATCACACACGCGCACGCCGACCATGTGGGCGTGGCCGCCAGGTACAACAAGAAGCACAAGATCCCGATCTACGCCTCGGAGGCGACCGCGCGCGCGGCGGAGCTCGGCGATCCAGAGCGCGTCCGGGGCTTCTCGTCGCGCGAGCCGTTCGCTGTCGGCGCGCTCACCTTCTCGCCGAAGCCGCTGCCGCACGACGCGGCGCAGGTCGCGCTCGTCGTCGACGACGGCGCGCGGCGGGCCGCGCTCGTGACGGATCTCGGCGAGGTCCCTCCGGGGCTCCTGGAGCACGTCGCCGGCTGCGATGTGGTGATGCTCGAGTCGAACTACGACCCCGGGTTGCTCGAGGCCGGCCCGTACCCACAGCACCTCAAGCGCAGGATCCGCTCGGCGCGGGGCCACCTGTCGAACGCGCAGGCGTGCGAGCTGCTGGCGGCGCTGCCCGGCGGCACCCACACGGTCGCGCTGATGCACCTTTCGGAGGTCAACAACCGCCCGGACCTCGCGCTCGACGCCGCCCGTGACGCGCTCGTCGGCCGGCGCGCGCGCCTCGTCGCCGCGCCGCCTCGGGGGCCGCTCGTCCTCGACGCGGCGGCGCCGCCGCCGGCCCCTCCGCCCGGCGCGGCGCGCTCGTCGCTCGGGCCGCCGGCTGCCCCGCGCCAGCTCGGTCTGTTCACGGGGATCTAG
- a CDS encoding SUMF1/EgtB/PvdO family nonheme iron enzyme: MRSGALPLAARLTSLLGLVALFSAACNGGLGAGMDDAPGGGGAAAASSSSSASVASSSPSVTSGGGSGAGDGGGPGEGGGGGSGGTDEQDFPLDSTPPAPCPPDMAEVEGYCIDRFEAPNVEGALPLVMESAVSAHAWCEERGKRLCTEDEWDTACQGPEAFVYPYGNTHEAERCNDNKTWRAPDEGALSSWPSDGALAEVQALYQAEPRARDPGARARSASTT; the protein is encoded by the coding sequence ATGCGCTCTGGAGCTCTCCCCCTCGCCGCTCGGCTCACCTCGCTCCTAGGGCTCGTGGCGCTCTTCAGCGCTGCCTGCAACGGCGGTCTCGGCGCCGGCATGGACGACGCCCCGGGCGGCGGGGGCGCGGCGGCAGCGTCGTCGTCGTCGTCGGCCTCCGTGGCATCCTCGTCACCCTCCGTGACATCGGGCGGAGGCAGCGGCGCAGGCGACGGCGGGGGCCCCGGAGAAGGCGGCGGGGGAGGCAGCGGCGGAACCGACGAGCAGGACTTCCCCCTCGACTCGACGCCACCGGCGCCCTGCCCGCCCGACATGGCGGAGGTCGAGGGATACTGCATCGATCGCTTCGAGGCGCCGAACGTGGAAGGCGCCCTGCCGCTCGTCATGGAGAGCGCCGTCTCGGCGCACGCCTGGTGCGAGGAGCGCGGAAAGCGCCTCTGCACCGAGGACGAGTGGGACACGGCGTGCCAGGGCCCCGAGGCGTTCGTCTATCCCTACGGGAACACCCACGAAGCGGAGCGCTGCAACGACAACAAGACGTGGAGAGCGCCCGACGAGGGCGCGCTCAGCTCCTGGCCTTCGGATGGAGCGCTGGCCGAGGTCCAGGCGCTGTACCAGGCCGAGCCGAGGGCTCGCGACCCGGGTGCGCGAGCGCGTTCGGCGTCCACGACATGA
- a CDS encoding 1-acyl-sn-glycerol-3-phosphate acyltransferase, whose protein sequence is MKDAIAAFALKGRGRARPDDLDARDPAFIARVLPLLGFLYDDYFRCETELEEQLPDGPFLAVSNHNAMTGMPDMYCHMTAFWRLYGPSRLSYGLMHDLPFNVPKAGAWLNACGAIAASPENGRRALARGAAVLVFPGGDLDACKPTSAQYTIRFGRRRGFVRLAIREGVPIVPIVSAGAHQSLYIATDGSRLARWLRLPELARSNVAPLGLALPWGLIVGIPIPHVPLPVKIHTRVLRPLHLGLPREAASDPDEVERAFAQIVARMEAGLDELRTAGRHGLFPRG, encoded by the coding sequence GTGAAGGACGCGATCGCGGCGTTCGCGCTCAAGGGCCGCGGGCGCGCCCGCCCGGACGATCTCGACGCGCGCGATCCGGCGTTCATCGCCCGGGTGCTCCCGCTGCTCGGCTTCCTCTACGACGACTACTTCCGCTGCGAGACCGAGCTCGAAGAGCAGCTGCCCGACGGCCCCTTCCTCGCCGTGAGCAACCACAACGCGATGACGGGAATGCCCGATATGTACTGCCACATGACGGCGTTCTGGCGCCTTTATGGGCCATCGCGGCTGTCCTACGGGCTGATGCACGATCTCCCGTTCAACGTCCCGAAGGCCGGCGCCTGGCTCAACGCCTGCGGCGCCATCGCGGCGAGCCCGGAGAACGGGCGGCGAGCGCTCGCCCGGGGCGCGGCGGTGCTGGTCTTCCCCGGCGGCGATCTCGACGCGTGCAAGCCGACCTCGGCGCAGTACACGATCCGCTTCGGCCGGCGCCGCGGCTTCGTCCGGCTCGCCATCCGCGAGGGCGTGCCGATCGTGCCGATCGTGAGCGCGGGCGCGCACCAATCCCTCTACATCGCCACGGACGGGAGCAGACTGGCCAGGTGGCTCCGCCTCCCCGAGCTCGCGCGCTCGAACGTGGCGCCGCTCGGCCTCGCCCTGCCGTGGGGGCTCATCGTCGGCATCCCGATCCCCCATGTGCCCCTGCCGGTGAAGATCCACACGCGGGTGCTCCGCCCGCTGCACCTCGGGCTCCCGAGAGAGGCCGCGAGCGACCCGGACGAGGTCGAGCGCGCATTCGCGCAGATCGTCGCGCGCATGGAGGCCGGGCTGGACGAGCTCCGGACGGCGGGCAGGCACGGTCTGTTCCCGCGTGGTTGA
- a CDS encoding serine/threonine-protein kinase codes for MTPDRTAQLLAPLAQPGELIAAKYRVERVVAIGGMGVVLAARNEDLDQKVAIKILRQDALANQEAVTRFLREARTAARLSGEHVARVFDVGTTETGVPFMVMEFLTGLDLQQVIDTHGPLPIQDAVDYVLQALEAVAEAHAAGVVHRDIKPSNLFLAEHTDGTRHIKVLDFGISKGQGLDSPAEPGLTSTKQVMGSPGYMSPEQMMAPRTVDGRADVWSFGVLLYTLVTGEPPFQGETVAAVMANILHQPVPRLRDKRSDAPATLERIVSRCLERDVSERYANVGKLAQALEPLGSSFAKLSTSRIQSAIGAASPAGQTLLNSRAAEDSDRLSGASWSHTSNRRRSRRRLLVAAGVAALVASAAGAGMWLVASVHVASQAPSAAASRQPERAAADALGPEPPAAAPSAPAATASATTEASSSAAPPASAPSAAPTGSAAADARPKATASGAPLKPGHPPRQPRSISEDEMLRSRH; via the coding sequence GTGACCCCCGACCGCACCGCGCAGCTCCTCGCACCGCTGGCCCAGCCGGGAGAGCTCATCGCAGCCAAGTACCGCGTCGAGCGGGTCGTGGCCATCGGCGGTATGGGCGTCGTACTGGCGGCGCGCAACGAGGATCTCGACCAGAAGGTCGCCATCAAGATCCTGCGCCAGGACGCCCTCGCGAACCAGGAGGCCGTTACGCGCTTCCTGCGGGAGGCGAGGACGGCGGCGCGCCTGTCGGGCGAGCACGTCGCGCGCGTGTTCGACGTCGGCACCACCGAGACCGGCGTGCCCTTCATGGTGATGGAGTTCCTGACCGGGCTCGATCTCCAGCAGGTCATCGATACCCACGGTCCGCTGCCCATCCAGGACGCTGTCGACTACGTACTGCAGGCCCTCGAGGCCGTGGCCGAGGCGCACGCGGCCGGCGTCGTCCACCGGGACATCAAGCCTTCGAATCTGTTCCTCGCCGAGCACACGGACGGCACACGGCACATCAAGGTCCTCGATTTCGGCATCTCGAAGGGGCAAGGCCTCGACTCGCCGGCGGAACCGGGGCTCACGTCGACGAAGCAGGTGATGGGCTCGCCCGGGTACATGTCGCCCGAGCAGATGATGGCGCCGAGGACGGTCGACGGGCGCGCCGACGTCTGGTCGTTCGGTGTGCTGCTCTACACGCTGGTGACGGGCGAGCCGCCATTCCAGGGCGAGACCGTCGCCGCGGTGATGGCGAACATCCTGCACCAGCCGGTGCCGCGGCTGCGCGACAAGCGCAGCGACGCGCCCGCCACGCTGGAGCGCATCGTCTCGCGCTGCCTGGAGCGCGACGTGAGCGAGCGGTACGCCAACGTCGGCAAGCTCGCGCAGGCCCTCGAGCCGCTCGGGTCGAGCTTCGCGAAGCTCTCGACCTCGCGCATCCAGAGCGCGATCGGCGCGGCGTCGCCGGCCGGACAGACGTTGCTCAACTCGCGGGCGGCCGAGGACAGCGACAGGCTGTCCGGCGCGTCATGGTCGCACACGAGCAACCGGCGCCGCTCGCGGCGCAGGCTCCTCGTCGCCGCCGGCGTGGCCGCGCTGGTGGCCAGCGCGGCCGGGGCGGGCATGTGGCTCGTCGCGAGCGTGCACGTGGCGTCGCAGGCGCCGAGCGCCGCCGCGTCACGCCAGCCCGAGCGCGCCGCGGCCGACGCGCTCGGGCCCGAGCCGCCCGCCGCAGCGCCGAGCGCTCCAGCCGCGACCGCCAGCGCAACGACCGAGGCGTCGAGCTCGGCGGCGCCGCCGGCGTCTGCGCCGAGCGCGGCTCCCACGGGCAGCGCTGCGGCCGACGCGCGCCCGAAGGCGACCGCCTCCGGAGCGCCGCTCAAGCCGGGCCACCCGCCGAGACAGCCGAGGTCGATCAGCGAGGACGAGATGCTGAGGAGCCGCCATTGA
- a CDS encoding YncE family protein — MTLALAALAPCLNGCAEIAGLEDRQVIPLLVIAQNQAEPRAIALDEEAIYWTNGRSDGTQESSTGGALRRQIKDDWEVVDLLEPSSEAPEAIAVDAAHIYWSSTDTRYANENCMGTGSTRDKLLRLPKDARFPAAPVTAETTLWQGCGKISTLVIGSSRVYGARTSGHRVTWADKDESDEGSYPTGVSEPNGAPIGVATDGNIVYFTDKASGTIFVDDVGNDEKEKAVLEGLVDLGLIVIDDTNLYWVAGNSVWRYPRSQPPGEDPVPLLEGLSSPPTGLAAHGDYLYVTVEATGTVYRFRKDTAGAQEEIATGQEGPKGIAADGTGVYWTNSVSGQIVRFNDE; from the coding sequence GTGACGCTGGCGCTTGCCGCGCTCGCGCCGTGCCTCAACGGCTGCGCGGAGATCGCGGGGCTCGAAGATCGCCAGGTGATCCCGCTGCTCGTGATCGCCCAGAACCAGGCAGAGCCTCGCGCCATCGCGCTCGACGAGGAGGCGATCTACTGGACCAACGGGCGGAGCGACGGGACGCAGGAGAGCTCCACGGGCGGCGCGCTCCGGAGGCAGATCAAGGATGACTGGGAGGTCGTCGATCTGCTCGAGCCTTCCAGCGAGGCGCCCGAGGCCATCGCGGTGGACGCGGCGCACATCTACTGGTCGAGCACCGACACCCGATATGCCAACGAGAACTGCATGGGCACGGGGAGCACACGTGACAAGCTGCTGAGGCTGCCGAAGGACGCCAGGTTCCCCGCAGCTCCCGTGACCGCCGAGACAACCCTCTGGCAAGGTTGCGGCAAGATAAGCACCCTCGTGATCGGCAGCTCCCGGGTCTACGGAGCGCGGACCTCGGGCCACCGCGTCACGTGGGCCGACAAGGACGAGAGCGACGAGGGCAGTTACCCCACCGGGGTCTCCGAGCCGAACGGGGCCCCCATCGGCGTCGCGACGGACGGGAACATCGTCTATTTCACGGACAAGGCATCGGGGACGATCTTCGTCGACGACGTGGGCAACGACGAAAAGGAGAAGGCCGTCCTCGAAGGTCTCGTGGATCTGGGTCTGATCGTCATCGACGACACCAACCTCTACTGGGTCGCCGGGAACAGCGTATGGCGGTACCCGCGGAGCCAGCCGCCTGGCGAGGACCCGGTGCCCCTCCTCGAGGGGCTGTCGAGCCCGCCCACGGGGCTCGCCGCCCATGGGGACTACCTCTACGTCACCGTCGAGGCGACGGGGACGGTCTACCGGTTCCGCAAGGACACGGCCGGCGCTCAGGAGGAGATCGCGACGGGTCAGGAGGGGCCGAAGGGCATCGCCGCGGACGGGACGGGCGTTTACTGGACGAACTCCGTTTCGGGACAGATCGTCCGCTTCAACGACGAGTGA
- a CDS encoding DUF2914 domain-containing protein — translation MVLALAAAALGGAGLGCSDPSEAIARISREELPALNRLAEARPGGRAEGQASAAAAGEARPDAAQAAASGAAAEERRSDAADASPARGPARERRRRSGSAQEGRTAAGAAQGGVGEGAARAPELQVMRLVVSKGIAGREPLEPATSFASAEIDRLYAFVELSNKDQATSEISVTFTPPDGSAPLRIPLAVGAQRRFRTWAATRKARSAGLWAVTVSDAAGKELARASFTITK, via the coding sequence ATGGTCCTGGCGCTCGCCGCCGCCGCTCTCGGCGGGGCGGGGCTCGGTTGCAGCGATCCGAGCGAGGCGATCGCGCGGATCTCCCGGGAAGAGCTTCCCGCGCTGAACCGCCTGGCAGAGGCGAGGCCGGGCGGCAGGGCCGAGGGGCAGGCGAGCGCGGCCGCGGCGGGAGAGGCGCGACCGGACGCGGCCCAGGCCGCCGCGAGCGGCGCTGCCGCGGAGGAGCGCCGCAGCGACGCGGCGGACGCGTCGCCCGCCCGCGGCCCGGCACGGGAGCGTCGCCGCAGGTCGGGGTCGGCTCAGGAGGGGCGCACGGCCGCCGGCGCGGCGCAGGGCGGCGTGGGAGAGGGCGCCGCTCGAGCGCCCGAGCTCCAGGTGATGCGGCTCGTCGTCTCGAAGGGCATCGCCGGCCGCGAGCCGCTCGAGCCGGCGACCTCGTTCGCGAGCGCGGAGATCGACCGCCTCTACGCCTTCGTCGAGCTCTCGAACAAGGACCAGGCCACCTCGGAGATCAGCGTCACCTTCACGCCGCCCGATGGCAGCGCGCCCCTGCGCATCCCCCTCGCGGTCGGCGCGCAACGGCGCTTCCGTACGTGGGCTGCCACGCGGAAGGCGCGCTCGGCGGGGCTCTGGGCGGTGACGGTCAGCGACGCGGCGGGCAAGGAGCTCGCGCGCGCCTCGTTCACGATCACGAAGTAG
- a CDS encoding serine/threonine protein kinase produces the protein MDQIGEYLVRRLVGEGGMGKVYEGEERLSRRRVALKVLRPELARSEQGRRLFLNEMQILAHLEHPNIVRSLASIEASGELVMVLEYLDGQTLRSVLGAAGRLPWPEAVRITASVASALAAAHGQQPPVIHRDLKPENIMVQRDGGVKVMDFGIAKVVEAMNQTNTQSVGTLQYMSPEQIDARSIDHRSDLYCLGLILYEALSGSPPFQSASPRELLNLQCTAEPPPLSDEVRSGLPRGVEQLLFQLLEKAPEDRPYLAQDIVDRLEPFQTAVSAPHRAGDRVRTSAPHHAGDHDREIAPHRAGDRDRASSPHRTGDRDRASSTHRAGDRASSPHRAEDHDRASSPIAARVTGGADAPRADTIALVEQIDRPRDVPIRLAIAIIVTLSALAGLGTCALRSTNGAPEPPASTATPASPEGAR, from the coding sequence ATGGATCAGATCGGCGAGTACCTCGTTCGACGCCTCGTCGGCGAGGGCGGGATGGGCAAGGTCTACGAGGGCGAGGAGCGCCTGTCGCGCCGGCGCGTCGCGCTGAAGGTGCTCCGTCCCGAGCTCGCCCGGAGCGAGCAGGGGCGCCGGCTCTTCCTGAACGAGATGCAGATCCTCGCCCACCTCGAGCACCCGAACATCGTCCGGAGCCTCGCCAGCATCGAGGCCTCCGGCGAGCTCGTGATGGTGCTCGAGTACCTGGACGGCCAGACGCTGCGGTCCGTCCTTGGCGCCGCCGGCCGCCTCCCCTGGCCGGAAGCTGTGCGGATCACCGCCAGCGTGGCGAGCGCCCTCGCGGCGGCCCACGGGCAGCAGCCGCCCGTGATCCACCGCGATCTCAAGCCCGAGAACATCATGGTGCAGCGGGACGGCGGCGTGAAGGTGATGGACTTCGGCATCGCCAAGGTCGTGGAGGCGATGAACCAGACCAACACGCAGAGCGTCGGCACCCTCCAGTACATGAGCCCGGAGCAGATCGACGCGCGATCCATCGATCACCGCTCGGATCTCTACTGCCTCGGGCTCATCCTGTACGAGGCGCTCTCCGGCAGCCCGCCGTTCCAGTCGGCCTCGCCGCGGGAGCTGCTCAACCTGCAGTGCACGGCAGAGCCGCCGCCGCTCAGCGACGAGGTGCGGAGCGGGCTGCCCCGCGGCGTCGAGCAGCTGCTCTTCCAGCTGCTCGAGAAGGCGCCCGAGGATCGGCCGTACCTCGCTCAGGACATCGTGGATCGGCTGGAGCCGTTCCAGACCGCGGTGAGCGCGCCGCACCGCGCCGGAGATCGCGTCCGCACGAGCGCGCCGCACCACGCCGGCGACCATGACCGCGAGATCGCCCCGCACCGCGCTGGCGACCGCGACCGCGCGAGCTCGCCGCATCGCACCGGAGATCGCGACCGCGCGAGCTCGACGCATCGCGCCGGCGACCGCGCGAGCTCGCCGCACCGCGCCGAGGACCACGACCGCGCGAGCTCACCGATCGCCGCGCGCGTCACCGGCGGAGCGGACGCGCCTCGCGCCGATACGATCGCGCTCGTCGAGCAGATCGACAGGCCGCGCGACGTCCCGATCAGGCTCGCGATCGCGATCATCGTGACGCTGTCGGCGCTCGCGGGCCTCGGGACCTGCGCGCTGCGCTCGACGAACGGCGCGCCGGAGCCGCCCGCCAGCACCGCGACCCCGGCCTCCCCGGAGGGGGCGCGGTGA
- a CDS encoding serine/threonine protein kinase, with amino-acid sequence MRRASPEQAGYTEGAPLPAVGCAARWRCGAGAVEELWRLGGADQDAPAPAGPEPQAVAARLLSLGSAGVGGFIDGGVASPAEGERAAAASPDGARVWLVRRLAGAPFSDWMRARRGPVPFQEALGLAIQVARALAACERASLFPGPLSPDAVLVDDGGRVTLPASALVAALVGASPSRGAATAPRGEGARVSSEIPPLWTPPAQADGAIWDSAANRYALGLVLYRLLAGEHPFAGAGLRHALGEAARAEPPPFIEGVATSLPAGLQGYVLRLLHPDPSERPPRAEEIADALSGFLDERPPALPVHAGRTSRRAGAATPARTGPAPRERARPGDAGDAGDHHPPRSPAGAAARLWRIAPLGAGALIASAALALSQGEPGPAAPRAIAVAPVVPLAQARTAAEDCAACHGRQAAEWRRSVMAHSVKSPLFNALESLIEEQVGRTVDCPNGAGILRKADPARACRDGRSGVAVTGSGGEHWCVNCHSPAENLDAAMPAWDGRAGGDPRARLPVRDLLTRRGLEGISCSFCHQVHGPVGPRGRAGYQGNPTWTSFVTGAVFAARPEDGRGLFGIANSGYDLRPEELLLPSGQGAAPRAALQPTGSAGAIEPVVHGRPSASARAYLRSSEFCGACHDVRLFGSDSLAAARGEHFKRLRNAYTEWSDWARSEERAGRPAATCQDCHMSTYPGVCEAAPAAGAAQASPADPECPPGTRFAPRRPGARPRGRIADHSTAPADVATHYFSGVDVPLSDEFPDALIDEPSLDVHGIPAGARRRRDLLLRHTFRFELGAARRAGAAGDRVEIPVEIENTGAGHKVPAGFSQEREFWVHLVVRDGEGRVVYEVGRIDRAGEDLRDKVFARVTTDPDANSPFAPAGTPGGLFGADVRDGPDVPLWTPSPRLGGTSFRGLGLINFQNGFLRCVRCIGIVAADGTCQAGPGQGLHHADRFADGDYDLDTGACGSNLSGQNAFLETYFPVGALDASRGVVKGPDAIIDTRSVPPGVPIRYTYDLGTGQRRGPLRAEARLLFRAFPPFLIRAFAAYEREQARRGLRPTGPLVTDAMLERLEIVELARAEVEIP; translated from the coding sequence GTGAGGCGGGCGTCGCCGGAGCAAGCGGGCTACACGGAAGGCGCGCCCCTCCCGGCCGTGGGCTGCGCCGCGCGATGGCGCTGCGGCGCAGGCGCAGTCGAAGAGCTGTGGCGGCTCGGCGGGGCGGACCAGGACGCTCCCGCTCCGGCAGGGCCCGAGCCCCAGGCCGTCGCGGCGCGCCTCCTGTCGCTCGGGAGCGCCGGCGTCGGGGGCTTCATCGACGGCGGCGTCGCCTCGCCGGCCGAGGGCGAGCGCGCCGCCGCGGCGAGCCCGGACGGCGCGCGCGTCTGGCTCGTGCGGCGGCTCGCGGGCGCGCCCTTCTCGGATTGGATGCGCGCGCGGCGCGGGCCCGTTCCCTTCCAGGAGGCGCTCGGGCTCGCCATCCAGGTCGCCCGCGCGCTCGCCGCGTGCGAGCGGGCCAGCCTGTTCCCCGGTCCGCTCTCGCCCGACGCGGTCCTCGTGGACGACGGAGGCCGCGTCACGCTGCCCGCGAGCGCGCTCGTCGCCGCCCTCGTCGGCGCGTCGCCGAGCCGCGGCGCCGCCACGGCGCCCCGCGGCGAGGGCGCGCGGGTGTCCTCGGAGATCCCGCCGCTCTGGACGCCGCCCGCGCAGGCCGACGGCGCGATCTGGGACAGCGCCGCGAACCGGTACGCGCTCGGGCTCGTGCTCTACCGCCTGCTCGCGGGAGAGCACCCGTTCGCTGGCGCTGGCCTGCGGCACGCGCTCGGCGAGGCCGCTCGCGCGGAGCCGCCGCCGTTCATCGAGGGCGTCGCGACCTCGCTCCCCGCGGGCCTGCAGGGCTACGTGCTGCGGCTGCTCCATCCGGACCCGTCGGAGCGGCCGCCGCGCGCCGAGGAGATCGCCGATGCGCTGAGCGGGTTTCTCGACGAGCGCCCGCCGGCGCTTCCCGTGCACGCCGGCCGGACCTCCCGCCGCGCTGGCGCGGCCACCCCGGCGAGGACCGGCCCCGCGCCGCGCGAGCGCGCGCGCCCGGGCGACGCGGGCGACGCGGGCGACCACCACCCGCCGCGCAGCCCAGCCGGCGCCGCGGCTCGGCTGTGGCGGATCGCCCCCCTCGGCGCCGGCGCGCTGATCGCGTCGGCCGCGCTGGCGCTCTCGCAGGGCGAGCCCGGTCCAGCGGCGCCGCGCGCGATCGCCGTCGCGCCGGTCGTGCCGCTCGCGCAGGCGCGGACGGCGGCGGAGGACTGCGCGGCGTGCCACGGCCGCCAGGCCGCGGAGTGGCGCCGCTCGGTGATGGCGCACTCGGTGAAGAGCCCGCTCTTCAACGCGCTCGAGAGCCTCATCGAGGAGCAGGTGGGCCGCACCGTCGACTGCCCGAACGGCGCGGGCATCCTGCGCAAGGCCGATCCCGCGCGCGCCTGCCGCGACGGGCGGAGCGGCGTCGCGGTGACCGGCTCGGGCGGCGAGCACTGGTGCGTGAACTGCCACAGCCCGGCGGAGAACCTCGACGCCGCCATGCCCGCGTGGGATGGCCGCGCCGGCGGCGATCCCCGCGCGCGCCTCCCCGTGCGCGACCTGCTCACCCGGCGTGGCCTGGAGGGGATCTCCTGCAGCTTCTGCCATCAGGTGCACGGCCCGGTCGGCCCGCGCGGGCGCGCCGGGTACCAGGGCAACCCGACGTGGACGTCCTTCGTGACGGGCGCCGTCTTCGCTGCGCGCCCCGAGGACGGCCGCGGCCTGTTCGGGATCGCCAACAGCGGCTACGACCTCCGCCCCGAGGAGCTGCTGCTCCCCTCGGGTCAGGGCGCGGCCCCGCGCGCCGCGCTCCAGCCGACGGGATCGGCGGGCGCCATCGAGCCCGTGGTGCACGGTCGACCGTCGGCGAGCGCGAGGGCGTACCTGCGCTCCAGCGAGTTCTGCGGGGCGTGCCACGACGTGCGCCTCTTCGGCAGCGACAGCCTCGCCGCGGCGCGGGGCGAGCACTTCAAGCGGCTGCGCAACGCCTATACCGAGTGGTCGGACTGGGCGAGGTCCGAGGAGCGCGCGGGCCGCCCGGCAGCGACCTGCCAGGACTGCCACATGAGCACCTACCCGGGCGTCTGCGAGGCGGCCCCGGCGGCGGGCGCCGCGCAGGCGTCGCCGGCAGATCCCGAGTGCCCGCCCGGCACGCGCTTCGCCCCGCGAAGGCCTGGCGCGCGCCCGCGGGGCCGGATCGCGGATCACTCGACCGCTCCGGCGGACGTCGCGACCCATTACTTCTCCGGCGTGGATGTACCGCTGTCGGACGAGTTCCCCGACGCGCTGATCGATGAGCCGTCCCTCGACGTACACGGCATTCCGGCGGGCGCGCGCCGCCGCCGCGATCTCTTGCTCCGCCACACGTTCCGCTTCGAGCTCGGCGCCGCGCGCCGCGCCGGCGCGGCCGGGGATCGCGTCGAGATCCCGGTCGAGATCGAGAACACCGGCGCCGGGCACAAGGTGCCGGCCGGCTTCAGCCAGGAGCGCGAGTTCTGGGTTCACCTCGTGGTGAGGGATGGAGAGGGGCGCGTGGTCTACGAGGTCGGCCGGATCGACCGCGCCGGCGAGGATCTGAGAGACAAGGTGTTCGCCCGGGTGACCACCGATCCGGACGCGAACAGCCCCTTCGCGCCGGCGGGCACTCCAGGCGGGTTGTTCGGCGCGGACGTGCGCGACGGGCCTGATGTCCCCCTCTGGACCCCATCCCCACGGCTCGGCGGCACCTCGTTCCGGGGGCTGGGGCTCATCAACTTTCAGAACGGCTTTCTGCGCTGTGTCCGATGCATCGGCATCGTGGCCGCGGACGGCACCTGCCAGGCCGGGCCCGGCCAGGGGCTGCACCACGCCGATCGGTTCGCGGACGGCGATTACGACCTGGACACGGGCGCTTGCGGCTCGAACCTGTCGGGGCAGAACGCCTTTCTCGAGACCTATTTTCCGGTCGGCGCGCTGGACGCGAGCCGCGGCGTCGTGAAAGGGCCGGACGCGATCATCGATACGCGCTCCGTGCCCCCCGGCGTGCCGATCCGGTACACCTACGATCTCGGCACCGGCCAGCGGCGCGGCCCGCTCCGGGCCGAGGCGAGGCTGCTCTTCCGGGCGTTTCCCCCGTTCCTGATCCGCGCCTTCGCCGCGTACGAGCGGGAGCAGGCGCGGCGCGGCCTGCGGCCGACCGGCCCGCTGGTCACCGATGCGATGCTCGAACGCCTCGAGATCGTCGAGCTCGCGCGGGCCGAGGTCGAGATCCCCTGA